In Tachysurus vachellii isolate PV-2020 chromosome 10, HZAU_Pvac_v1, whole genome shotgun sequence, the following proteins share a genomic window:
- the LOC132852048 gene encoding mitoregulin-like: MADISERTLQVAIILSFAAGFMAGWQANRARRKFLDWRKKRLQDKLTETQKKLDLS; this comes from the coding sequence ATGGCTGATATCTCTGAGAGGACACTGCAGGTCGCCATTATATTGTCCTTTGCTGCTGGCTTCATGGCCGGCTGGCAGGCGAACCGAGCGCGCCGGAAGTTCCTGGACTGGAGGAAGAAGCGTCTGCAGGACAAACTGACGGAGACGCAAAAGAAGTTGGACCTTTCCTGA